Proteins encoded in a region of the Coffea eugenioides isolate CCC68of chromosome 4, Ceug_1.0, whole genome shotgun sequence genome:
- the LOC113767620 gene encoding lamin-like protein yields the protein MSNSAASTLLHLITTTTLLLLLLLTTRVSATDHIVGANKGWNSGINYTLWSNNQTFYVGDLISFRYQKTQYNVFEVNETGYDNCTIEGAVGNWSSGKDFIPLNKAKRYYFICGTGGCFNGMKVSVIVHPLPSPPKPAIAATHASTKSAAAAAARGIYSMLVLMGLFPFVWIGL from the exons ATGTCCAACTCAGCAGCTTCAACCCTGCTCCACCTTATCACCACTACcaccctcctcctcctcctcctcctgacCACCAGAGTCTCCGCCACCGACCACATTGTGGGTGCCAACAAAGGCTGGAATTCTGGCATCAACTACACCCTCTGGTCCAACAACCAAACTTTCTACGTTGGAGACCTCATTT CATTTAGGTATCAGAAGACACAGTACAACGTTTTTGAAGTGAACGAGACAGGTTACGATAACTGTACGATAGAAGGGGCAGTGGGGAACTGGAGCAGCGGCAAGGACTTTATCCCCCTTAACAAAGCTAAAAGGTACTACTTCATCTGTGGGACTGGTGGCTGCTTCAATGGGATGAAGGTTTCTGTCATCGTCCACCCTCTTCCTTCTCCGCCCAAGCCTGCCATTGCGGCCACTCATGCGTCCACTAAATCAGCCGCAGCCGCAGCGGCGCGTGGGATTTACTCCATGCTGGTCTTGATGGGTCTTTTTCCGTTTGTATGGATTGGGCTTTGA
- the LOC113767618 gene encoding pentatricopeptide repeat-containing protein At1g80880, mitochondrial: MIGLLIHVRRLHRAHTSLFLAQLLNPLAHQKLSSCYTGASPSHHSIGAFQQTLINPCHSSLQSLHFSASHSSDQRHVYDVINFRECVKETRENAQVSLSELTELIQKAKNFDSGDEALDFLDKGGVKPNKDLIFSSIFALRKEWKLAFLLYKWGERWDCVDEMVRCLMIWVLGNHTKFGTAWSLIHDLYKNSVDTKEALLIMIDRYVATNQFDKAVKTFETMEKFCLLPDQDAFFTFLNILCKHGNIEEAEEFMFLNKKFFPLVTEGFNIILNGWCNIAVDIVEAKRVWREMSKCCILPNGMSYAHLISCFAKVRNLFDSLRLCDEMKKRGFQPGIEVYNSLAYVLASENCLKESLTILNKMKEAGLCPDSTTYNNIISPLCGDMKLEEARMVLAMMIEDNVSPTIDTCHAFLTGASLERAFEVLNHMSKAGLGPNGNTFLQILGKFFELKQPESALKVWLEMRHYEILPDLAHYRVLVEGLAKCGLLVKAREFYNEMRSKGFARDPKLEKLFKEPRKDRHLEGDRKRTIKHNEEGKSSFHGRNIAMQNRRGTKTSSKNKITRS; this comes from the exons ATGATAGGACTACTTATCCATGTTAGAAGACTCCATAGAGCACATACCTCACTCTTCTTGGCTCAACTCCTGAACCCACTAGCTCATCAAAAACTTTCATCTTGCTATACAGGTGCTTCTCCGTCGCATCATTCCATTGGGGCATTTCAGCAAACGCTTATCAACCCTTGTCACTCCAGTCTACAGAGCCTCCATTTCTCCGCATCCCATAGTTCTGACCAACGACACGTCTATGATGTCATCAACTTCCGTGAGTGTGTAAAAGAAACCCGTGAAAATGCTCAAGTGAGTCTCAGTGAATTGACTGAGTTAATCCAAAAAGCTAAGAACTTTGATTCCGGAGATGAAGCATTGGATTTTCTTGATAAGGGAGGCGTTAAACCCAATAAAGATTTGATTTTTTCCTCTATCTTTGCTTTGAGGAAAGAATGGAAGCTGGCATTCTTGTTATATAAATGGGGTGAAAGATGGGATTGTGTGGATGAAATGGTTCGGTGTTTGATGATATGGGTTCTGGGGAACCATACAAAGTTTGGTACTGCTTGGTCCTTGATTCATGACCTTTATAAAAATTCAGTGGATACCAAAGAAGCATTGCTCATCATGATTGATAG GTATGTAGCAACAAATCAATTTGACAAGGCTGTGAAAACATTTGAAACTATGGAGAAGTTCTGCTTGTTGCCTGATCAGGATGCATTCTTCACATTTCTTAACATTCTCTGCAAGCATGGAAACATCGAGGAGGCTGAAGAATTTATGTTTCTCAACAAAAAGTTCTTTCCTCTGGTGACTGAGGGCTTTAACATAATTCTCAATGGATGGTGCAATATAGCAGTTGATATAGTCGAAGCCAAGAGAGTGTGGAGAGAAATGTCAAAATGCTGTATTTTGCCCAATGGGATGTCCTATGCGCACTTGATTTCCTGTTTTGCGAAAGTTAGAAATCTATTTGACTCACTCAGACTGTGTGACGAGATGAAGAAAAGGGGTTTTCAACCTGGCATTGAGGTGTATAATTCTTTAGCATATGTTCTGGCTTCTGAGAACTGCTTGAAGGAATCTCTCACCATTCTCAATAAAATGAAAGAAGCAGGTCTATGTCCTGATTCTACCACATACAACAACATCATAAGCCCTCTTTGTGGAGATATGAAACTCGAGGAGGCAAGAATGGTACTGGCTATGATGATAGAGGACAATGTCAGTCCAACTATTGATACATGCCATGCATTTCTTACTGGTGCAAGTTTAGAAAGAGCTTTTGAAGTTCTTAATCATATGAGTAAAGCCGGTCTTGGTCCAAACGGGAATACCTTTCTCCAAATTCTGGGAAAATTCTTTGAATTGAAGCAACCTGAAAGTGCCCTGAAGGTATGGCTGGAAATGAGGCACTATGAGATATTGCCTGATTTAGCACATTACAGAGTTCTGGTTGAAGGGTTAGCTAAATGCGGATTATTGGTCAAGGCTAGAGAATTTTACAATGAGATGAGATCTAAAGGATTTGCTAGGGATCCTAAGCTTGAGAAACTTTTCAAAGAACCAAGGAAGGATAGGCATCTTGAAGGAGACCGAAAGAGAACCATAAAACACAATGAGGAAGGCAAATCCTCATTTCATGGGAGAAATATTGCTATGCAAAATAGAAGAGGTACTAAAACTTCAAGCAAGAATAAAATAACTCGAAGTTGA
- the LOC113767621 gene encoding uncharacterized protein LOC113767621, whose product MASETNKTSGSRKSGGGNGGFRAKLDHYLYSGEKKHVIAGIAIIGVLFGVPWYLMNKGSKQQSHQDYMERADKARSERLSKGSSAASTS is encoded by the exons ATGGCTAGTGAAACTAACAAGACAAGTGGAAGCAGGAAGAGTGGAGGAGGCAATGGTGGTTTCAGGGCTAAATTGGATCATTACCTGTATAGTGGGGAAAAGAAGCATGTCATCGCAGGCATAGCCATAATTGGCGTCCTCTTTGGGGTTCCTTGGTACCTCATGAACAAAG GCTCAAAACAGCAATCTCATCAGGACTATATGGAAAGAGCTGATAAAGCACGAAGTGAGAGACTTTCAAAAGGTTCATCAGCAGCTTCAACATCTTAG